In Turicibacter sanguinis, a genomic segment contains:
- the lysS gene encoding lysine--tRNA ligase, with protein MSTTEINDQLQVRRDKMEDLRQHGIDPFGQRFNRTHLSSQLVEEFGEFSKEELEEKNIEVAIAGRIRTKRGKGKAGFAHIQDIKGQVQIYVRQDAVGEEAYAFFDKADLGDIVGVRGVVFKTKVGELSIKVKEYTPLTKALRPLPEKYHGLTDVEERYRRRYVDLIMNEESKQTFITRTRIITAMRRYLDNLGYLEVETPILHTTLGGAAARPFETHHNALDMPLYLRIATELHLKRLLVGGLEKVYEIGRIFRNEGISVRHNPEFTSIELYEAYGDMETMMDLTENMIASIAQEVLGTTTVPYGGHEINLAVGWKRWHMVDAIKEITGVDFFKEMTFEEAKAIAKEHNVEVPTHFTGVGHIINAFFEEFVEDKIVQPTFIYGHPVEVSPLAKKNAKDPRFTDRFEFFIDGREYGNAFTELNDPIDQKERFEAQLAEKELGNDEASEMDVDYIEALEYGMPPAGGLGIGIDRLVMLLTNSPSIRDVLLFPTMRKK; from the coding sequence ATGTCGACAACTGAAATCAACGATCAATTACAAGTTAGACGTGACAAAATGGAAGACTTACGTCAACACGGAATTGATCCATTTGGACAACGATTCAATCGTACTCATTTATCTTCACAATTAGTTGAAGAGTTTGGAGAATTTTCTAAAGAAGAATTAGAGGAAAAAAATATTGAAGTAGCAATCGCTGGACGTATCCGCACTAAACGTGGAAAAGGAAAAGCTGGTTTTGCACATATTCAAGATATTAAAGGGCAAGTTCAAATTTATGTTCGTCAAGATGCTGTAGGTGAAGAAGCTTATGCATTCTTCGATAAAGCAGACTTAGGTGACATTGTTGGAGTACGCGGTGTTGTATTCAAAACTAAAGTTGGTGAGTTATCAATTAAAGTTAAAGAGTATACGCCATTAACAAAAGCATTACGCCCATTACCAGAAAAATATCATGGATTAACTGACGTTGAAGAGCGTTACCGCCGTCGTTATGTTGATTTAATTATGAATGAAGAAAGTAAACAAACTTTCATCACTCGTACTCGTATTATTACTGCAATGCGCCGTTATTTAGATAATTTAGGATATTTAGAAGTTGAAACTCCAATTTTACACACAACATTAGGTGGAGCAGCAGCTCGCCCATTTGAAACTCATCACAATGCATTAGATATGCCTTTATATTTACGTATTGCAACTGAGTTACACTTAAAACGTTTATTAGTTGGTGGACTTGAAAAAGTTTATGAAATCGGACGTATCTTCCGTAATGAAGGAATCTCTGTTCGCCATAACCCAGAGTTTACATCAATTGAGTTATATGAAGCTTATGGTGATATGGAAACAATGATGGACTTAACTGAGAACATGATTGCCTCTATTGCACAAGAAGTTTTAGGAACAACTACTGTACCTTACGGTGGACATGAAATTAACTTAGCAGTTGGATGGAAACGTTGGCACATGGTTGATGCGATTAAAGAGATTACAGGTGTTGATTTCTTTAAAGAAATGACATTTGAAGAAGCAAAAGCTATCGCAAAAGAACACAATGTTGAAGTACCTACTCACTTTACAGGTGTTGGACATATCATCAATGCATTCTTCGAAGAATTCGTTGAAGATAAAATTGTTCAACCAACGTTTATTTATGGACATCCGGTGGAAGTTTCTCCACTTGCTAAGAAAAATGCAAAAGATCCACGTTTCACTGATCGTTTTGAATTCTTTATTGATGGACGTGAATATGGAAATGCCTTCACTGAGTTAAATGATCCAATTGATCAAAAAGAACGTTTTGAAGCGCAATTAGCTGAAAAAGAATTAGGAAATGATGAAGCATCTGAAATGGATGTTGACTACATCGAAGCATTAGAATATGGTATGCCACCTGCAGGAGGACTTGGAATTGGTATCGATCGCTTAGTTATGTTATTAACTAACTCTCCATCAATCCGTGACGTATTATTATTCCCAACAATGCGTAAAAAATAA
- a CDS encoding ATP-grasp domain-containing protein yields MENKIKSREVLARTSYVPQFIEIDSSSTIDDETITSYLPAVVKCPTSTGSKDVLKISNLDDYKQKSEMLFSKYPNDPIILEEFLEGPQYLVECFVKDSSVHIVAIFEQIVTDTQRFIITAYNLILTDDTAFEEKLKKAVVEIIQIHGMTNGTCHLEMRLVKDNWKLIEINPRISGGGMNNMIKAGFGINYVEETLKFALGFQPNLHPKYRKHVYCQHIIINEEGVLVKVTGKKRALNSPHVEYVYVKPKKSAYLIPPQSMGDRYAYVIATGRTEIEAKKNALQAASEIKFIISNSSDDESNN; encoded by the coding sequence ATGGAAAATAAAATTAAATCAAGAGAAGTTTTAGCAAGGACTTCTTATGTTCCACAATTTATTGAAATAGACAGTAGTAGTACTATAGATGATGAAACCATTACATCTTATTTACCAGCCGTTGTTAAATGTCCAACCTCAACCGGATCTAAAGATGTATTGAAAATTAGCAATCTAGATGATTACAAACAAAAAAGTGAAATGTTATTTTCTAAATATCCAAATGATCCTATTATTTTAGAAGAGTTTCTCGAGGGGCCTCAATACTTAGTCGAATGTTTTGTAAAGGATTCTAGTGTTCATATTGTCGCAATTTTTGAACAAATAGTGACTGATACTCAACGTTTTATAATAACAGCGTATAACTTAATCTTAACGGATGATACTGCTTTTGAAGAAAAATTAAAAAAAGCTGTTGTGGAAATCATTCAAATACATGGTATGACAAATGGAACTTGCCATCTTGAGATGAGACTAGTTAAGGATAACTGGAAGTTGATTGAGATAAATCCTCGTATTTCAGGTGGCGGTATGAATAATATGATAAAAGCAGGATTTGGAATTAACTATGTTGAAGAAACATTAAAATTTGCTCTAGGTTTTCAGCCTAACTTGCATCCAAAATATAGAAAACATGTCTATTGCCAACATATTATCATAAATGAAGAAGGTGTTTTAGTAAAAGTAACTGGGAAAAAAAGAGCACTTAATTCACCACACGTTGAATATGTTTATGTAAAACCTAAAAAAAGTGCTTATCTAATACCACCGCAATCTATGGGGGATCGGTATGCGTATGTTATTGCAACTGGACGAACGGAAATCGAAGCCAAAAAGAATGCTTTACAAGCAGCTTCAGAAATAAAATTTATTATATCAAATTCATCAGATGATGAAAGCAATAATTGA
- a CDS encoding alpha-amylase family glycosyl hydrolase → MAIDTPKSLRQMVIYQVYNRNHNASGTFNELIEDLDRIKNLGVDILYLLPIHPIGQKDKKGELGCPYSIQNYREVNPEYGTLDDFKRLIEATHEHGMKLMIDVVFNHTSRDSHLLNTHPEWFYKNEDGNFANRVGDWSDITDLDYSKGEELWAELLDTLEYWASLGVDGYRCDVASLVPIEFWVRARKEIAKINPNFIWLAESVHIGFVNYIRSLGYEAASDSEVYQAFDICYDYDVFEEYQGYLRGKNSLNAYIDRVAMQEGIYPDNYVKLRCLENHDQDRAATLIPNIDQLFTWTAFTYLQKGTTMIYAGQEALDTNRPSLFDIDKVNWSRYNEHGLADYMKQLSELKHDAIMAEGFYRIQTGDVADTVILSYETSYKTRVAIFNFASKSGVVSIEIADGIYKDCLTNKEVVVQDGKVQLDVRAIVFDIAK, encoded by the coding sequence ATGGCAATAGATACACCGAAATCATTACGACAAATGGTTATTTATCAAGTGTATAATCGAAATCACAATGCAAGTGGAACGTTCAATGAATTAATTGAAGATTTAGATCGCATTAAAAATTTAGGAGTCGATATTTTATATTTATTGCCGATTCATCCGATTGGTCAAAAAGATAAAAAAGGTGAGCTCGGATGTCCTTATTCAATTCAAAATTATCGTGAAGTAAATCCTGAGTATGGAACGTTAGATGATTTTAAACGTCTAATTGAAGCGACTCATGAACATGGAATGAAGTTGATGATTGATGTTGTGTTTAATCATACGTCACGCGATTCCCATTTACTTAACACACATCCAGAGTGGTTTTATAAAAATGAAGATGGGAACTTCGCAAATCGTGTCGGAGATTGGTCCGATATTACAGATTTAGATTATTCAAAAGGTGAAGAGTTATGGGCAGAACTTTTAGATACTCTTGAATACTGGGCTAGTCTTGGTGTAGATGGGTATCGATGTGATGTAGCATCGCTCGTTCCTATTGAATTTTGGGTACGCGCTAGAAAAGAGATTGCAAAGATTAATCCAAACTTTATCTGGCTTGCAGAAAGTGTACATATTGGATTTGTGAACTATATCCGTTCACTTGGATATGAAGCGGCAAGTGATAGCGAGGTTTATCAAGCATTTGATATCTGCTATGACTATGATGTTTTTGAGGAGTATCAAGGTTATTTACGTGGCAAAAATTCATTGAATGCATACATTGATCGTGTTGCGATGCAAGAAGGTATTTATCCGGATAATTATGTGAAGCTTCGTTGTTTAGAAAATCATGATCAAGACCGCGCAGCTACACTGATTCCCAATATCGATCAACTCTTTACTTGGACAGCTTTCACGTATCTTCAAAAAGGAACAACGATGATTTATGCGGGGCAAGAGGCTCTTGATACGAATCGACCAAGTTTATTTGATATCGATAAAGTGAATTGGAGTCGTTACAATGAACACGGCCTTGCTGATTATATGAAGCAGTTAAGTGAGTTAAAGCATGACGCTATTATGGCAGAGGGATTTTATCGAATTCAAACAGGCGATGTAGCTGATACTGTTATCTTATCTTATGAAACAAGTTATAAGACACGTGTTGCAATCTTTAATTTTGCTAGTAAATCAGGTGTCGTATCAATTGAGATTGCAGATGGCATCTATAAAGATTGCTTAACTAATAAAGAGGTTGTTGTGCAAGATGGAAAAGTTCAATTAGATGTACGTGCGATTGTGTTTGATATAGCTAAATAA
- a CDS encoding CBS domain-containing protein, protein MAQQAGYLEFIESFNHIHKYLKKYTNSDDNVSFSDLLYKAKSHPMIERYMDELHLFRKLRNIIVHQTDDFESVIATPSDETVERMKFIEQQLVDPADLTVFKSEVVKFLMTDTLHTVLKASAEKEFSKFPIYEGNEFMGLVTSRAVTKWLQKHIENNNIELDGTMKDILDYEKKSQYEFVKESMTVYDAWQLFQKSPKKLDALLLTSTGDKSGEIEAVITYDDLLKYIYTNDQYVFN, encoded by the coding sequence ATGGCACAACAAGCTGGTTATCTAGAGTTTATTGAATCTTTCAATCATATCCATAAGTATTTGAAGAAATATACGAATTCAGATGATAATGTTTCGTTTAGTGATTTACTTTATAAGGCGAAAAGTCATCCGATGATTGAGCGTTATATGGATGAGTTACATTTATTTAGAAAACTTCGAAATATTATTGTTCATCAAACGGATGATTTTGAGTCGGTCATCGCAACGCCATCTGATGAGACAGTCGAAAGAATGAAGTTCATTGAACAACAGTTGGTGGATCCGGCCGATTTAACTGTATTTAAAAGTGAGGTTGTAAAGTTTTTGATGACGGATACACTGCATACGGTTTTAAAGGCATCGGCTGAAAAAGAATTTTCAAAATTTCCAATTTATGAAGGAAATGAATTTATGGGATTGGTAACTTCTCGGGCAGTGACGAAATGGTTACAAAAGCATATTGAGAATAATAATATTGAATTGGATGGCACAATGAAAGATATTTTAGATTATGAGAAAAAGTCTCAGTATGAGTTTGTAAAGGAAAGTATGACAGTTTATGATGCGTGGCAGTTATTTCAAAAGTCACCCAAAAAATTAGATGCTTTATTATTAACGTCAACAGGAGATAAAAGTGGTGAGATTGAAGCAGTTATTACATATGATGATTTGTTGAAATATATTTATACGAATGATCAATATGTATTTAATTAA
- a CDS encoding spore coat protein, producing the protein MSERDLMEDVLLVLKGAADLYLHGTIESSTLNVHTTFEKVLNDTLCMQNEVYAAMAQKGWYPSQAADQQQIEQVKQKFAPNAQ; encoded by the coding sequence ATGAGCGAAAGAGATCTTATGGAAGATGTTCTTTTAGTGTTAAAAGGTGCGGCAGATTTATACTTACATGGAACAATTGAGTCATCAACATTAAATGTACATACTACTTTTGAGAAGGTTTTAAATGATACACTTTGTATGCAAAATGAAGTTTATGCTGCAATGGCACAAAAAGGCTGGTATCCATCACAGGCAGCTGACCAACAGCAAATTGAACAAGTTAAACAAAAATTTGCTCCAAATGCACAGTAA
- a CDS encoding Mur ligase family protein: protein MKAHTLGKILTVIKGTIIQGNSDILIKDVARYYEHIEQPNTLLFLVQHRNIDFKRIAQYCPCAVVVDREVKELKKISGCIVIRVSDIDDAYDAFIHFYRQLFDIPVVAVTGTSGKTTTKDMIKHILSTWYKVEGTVRSANGNPRNLIYLLRIDDSIQAAVYESAVGAPGDITYTCSHFLPNIGIITNIGIDHLERCKTLQGYINAKAEMVSVIPEGGTLILNADDEKIKTIDTSKCKGNIIYFGIDTPCLFQASNITYGNNGMNFTLTLNKMKYQIFVPGYGKHQVYNALADLAATHEMGIGITQAAQALSSFKLLMNHCEIKKGLNQATIIDDTWNINTASLKAAMNTLCELNQQHKKVALIGHIKQLGEHSADYHKEVGKMIAKFNIDYLITIGDLANNIATECSLNGFHGKVFQFEQTEGVYELLSDILNEETTLLIKCSMFDYDIKELTEQIIKC from the coding sequence TTGAAAGCTCATACACTTGGAAAAATATTAACAGTCATTAAAGGAACAATTATTCAAGGAAATTCTGATATCTTAATCAAAGATGTGGCTAGATATTATGAACACATCGAACAGCCCAATACATTATTATTCTTAGTTCAGCATCGAAATATTGATTTTAAACGTATAGCTCAATATTGCCCATGTGCGGTAGTGGTTGACCGTGAAGTCAAAGAATTAAAAAAAATTTCTGGTTGTATAGTCATTAGAGTTTCGGATATTGATGATGCATATGATGCATTCATCCATTTTTATCGCCAATTATTTGATATTCCTGTTGTTGCGGTAACAGGAACTTCAGGTAAAACGACCACTAAAGATATGATCAAACATATCTTAAGTACTTGGTATAAGGTTGAAGGAACAGTTCGCTCCGCAAATGGAAATCCTAGAAACTTAATTTATCTTTTACGAATTGATGATTCTATTCAGGCAGCTGTTTATGAGTCAGCTGTGGGAGCACCAGGAGATATTACATATACTTGTAGTCATTTTTTGCCTAATATCGGGATTATCACGAATATTGGAATTGACCATTTAGAGAGATGTAAAACTTTACAAGGTTATATTAATGCAAAAGCTGAAATGGTTTCTGTTATTCCTGAAGGTGGAACGCTAATATTAAATGCGGATGATGAAAAAATAAAAACAATAGATACATCAAAATGTAAAGGAAATATCATCTATTTTGGGATTGATACTCCGTGTTTATTCCAAGCGTCTAATATTACTTATGGAAATAATGGAATGAACTTTACTTTAACTTTAAATAAAATGAAGTATCAAATTTTTGTTCCTGGTTATGGAAAGCATCAAGTTTATAATGCTTTAGCAGATTTAGCTGCAACACACGAAATGGGAATTGGAATTACTCAGGCTGCTCAAGCATTGTCTAGTTTTAAATTACTTATGAATCATTGTGAAATCAAAAAAGGATTAAATCAAGCTACAATAATTGATGATACTTGGAATATAAATACAGCTTCTTTGAAGGCAGCAATGAATACTTTATGCGAATTAAATCAACAACATAAAAAAGTTGCATTAATTGGCCATATTAAACAGTTAGGAGAGCACTCAGCGGACTATCATAAAGAAGTTGGAAAAATGATAGCTAAATTTAACATTGATTATCTAATTACAATTGGAGATCTTGCTAATAATATAGCTACTGAATGTTCATTGAATGGATTCCATGGTAAGGTCTTTCAGTTTGAACAAACAGAAGGTGTCTATGAATTATTATCTGATATCCTTAATGAAGAAACAACTTTGCTCATTAAATGTTCTATGTTTGACTACGATATCAAGGAATTAACAGAACAAATTATTAAGTGTTAG
- a CDS encoding GNAT family N-acetyltransferase, with product MIRQLTEGDRIKTLAFLSKNPGLNLFQIGDIENFGFDSDIQTVWGSFNENDELNGVLLRYRENFIPYFEDLDFNVEGFKSIIKTNDCAKIISGEKVIADQFTDCFEQAEVREMYFCELIDDSFLEEVLVEIKEASCEDARRILDLLVTIEEFSGTFRSTDEICRKIESRSGRVYFIENEAKDVVCNVQTAAENSKSAMVVAVATHKDYRKRGFMAQCLSKLCRDLLNENKTLCLFYDNPEAGSVYHKLGFKTIGKWKMIVCK from the coding sequence ATGATAAGACAATTAACTGAGGGAGATAGAATAAAGACACTTGCTTTTTTAAGTAAAAATCCAGGATTAAATTTATTTCAAATTGGGGATATTGAAAATTTTGGATTTGATTCTGATATTCAAACGGTGTGGGGAAGCTTTAATGAAAATGATGAGTTAAATGGTGTTTTACTTCGTTATCGTGAGAACTTTATTCCATATTTTGAGGATTTAGATTTTAATGTAGAGGGATTTAAGTCGATTATTAAAACTAATGACTGCGCAAAAATTATTTCAGGTGAAAAAGTTATTGCTGATCAATTTACTGATTGTTTTGAACAGGCAGAAGTGCGAGAAATGTATTTTTGTGAGTTAATAGATGATTCGTTTTTAGAAGAGGTTTTAGTTGAGATTAAAGAAGCAAGTTGTGAGGATGCTAGACGTATTTTAGATTTGTTAGTGACGATTGAAGAGTTTTCTGGAACGTTTAGGTCAACAGATGAGATCTGTCGTAAAATCGAAAGTCGTTCAGGACGTGTTTATTTTATTGAAAATGAAGCAAAAGATGTGGTTTGTAATGTGCAAACAGCAGCTGAGAATTCGAAGTCGGCTATGGTTGTAGCCGTTGCTACACACAAAGATTATCGAAAACGTGGATTTATGGCGCAATGTTTATCAAAATTATGCCGTGATTTATTAAATGAGAATAAGACACTTTGTTTATTTTATGATAATCCTGAGGCTGGATCAGTTTATCATAAATTAGGGTTTAAGACGATTGGAAAATGGAAGATGATTGTTTGTAAATAA
- the thpR gene encoding RNA 2',3'-cyclic phosphodiesterase, with the protein MKRLFIGVKFSDDVNDYFQTSQLMVEKYCERANYTRYDNFHLTLRFLGMIEESKVPEIVQIIKDLEVQRMKLFFDHIGFFNKKGRYVIYMGCQPAVELTDYVMKLNDKLVKHLLIEKDEHIYTPHITLCRHSKLLVPLVDISRGITIERQAEILNVTLFESINVDGTLMYRPLFTRELV; encoded by the coding sequence ATGAAGAGATTATTTATAGGTGTAAAGTTTTCAGATGATGTGAATGATTATTTTCAGACGTCTCAGTTGATGGTTGAGAAATATTGTGAACGAGCAAATTATACGAGATATGATAATTTTCATTTAACATTAAGATTTCTAGGGATGATAGAGGAGTCTAAAGTTCCAGAGATTGTTCAGATTATCAAAGATTTAGAGGTTCAACGTATGAAGCTATTTTTCGATCACATTGGTTTTTTTAATAAAAAGGGACGGTATGTGATTTATATGGGATGTCAGCCGGCTGTTGAATTGACGGATTATGTCATGAAATTAAATGATAAATTAGTAAAACATTTGTTGATTGAGAAAGATGAGCACATTTATACACCACATATTACATTGTGTCGTCATTCTAAACTTTTAGTGCCACTGGTTGATATTTCACGTGGGATAACGATTGAACGACAGGCTGAGATTTTGAATGTGACATTATTTGAAAGTATAAATGTTGATGGGACTTTAATGTATCGTCCACTTTTTACACGGGAGTTGGTTTAA
- a CDS encoding EAL domain-containing protein, with protein sequence MGASISRKQLLSFFIQASYLLDKFYSIKESFNFDSISEDSLEKIIEVERSHQNFDYLVSLLILSEQYFVEQKEYHTAIVYLIECLSLLEELDFNNILKVYIYLELGYIFESNQFYKEAENYYKRALEVSVEKKNPLLVTYSFEKLSQIILKSCNRKGIIRFNSLVQLYGENFVPASIVFVFDLLNLYVNQDYDKILEVLSYHQDYQDLGVNREFLMIIYVIQTQSFYKLNKFEEIKWLDFSHDSSISKHNPYLMLYDLTYQLIYKKDEIGQYIADVTQKLSENHQYYLLRVFYYYLLGEESIVKDKECYLKIYELLGQNRQILFYEEGILKTKIQNVYQTYKQYYNQLDSVKFDDKYRIVSWQQMGAHYQREYNSQTVVGFLMVDDCFCSEFSQELKESLINNLNAIIQGELTFCFHDHGLWFYFKACTGEVKLKQKLNSLLKPLYDNLQRKYTVAFCLPRFTSSDFSKTMRIVYTSFYGMVVHTELEQNYSVSFCQESSSYLALSEDIHNLLLKAYKEKNFIIDKKHFYNEGGQQLFGIEFKGILSDLNLVIDNLDGDKEVIRESLLMEVEMATLEIGCQLIKEAYQTIHSNPYLFIKLSRETLMNKLIVGRILNCLKRYNLNYNQIIISINEDVLFEQNEFLKKLINRLHELGVGVALDDYGTGSLTGSIRNLNINYLKLSPSLIQYLSSTYHYSGMMKSLISVCSNYNVKICCSDIDNKSSHDLISNFGIDVVSGSYYQRKLVV encoded by the coding sequence ATGGGGGCTTCAATATCTAGAAAGCAATTGTTAAGTTTTTTTATACAGGCAAGTTATTTATTAGATAAATTTTATTCTATAAAAGAGAGTTTTAATTTTGACTCTATATCGGAAGATTCATTAGAAAAGATAATTGAAGTGGAACGAAGTCATCAAAATTTTGATTACTTGGTTTCTCTTTTAATTTTAAGTGAGCAATACTTTGTTGAACAAAAAGAGTATCATACAGCAATAGTTTATTTAATTGAGTGTCTAAGTCTTTTAGAGGAATTAGATTTTAATAATATTTTGAAGGTATATATTTATCTAGAATTAGGATATATTTTTGAGTCAAATCAATTTTATAAAGAGGCAGAAAATTATTATAAAAGAGCGTTAGAAGTAAGTGTTGAGAAAAAGAATCCCCTTTTAGTGACTTATTCATTTGAAAAACTCTCTCAAATTATTCTCAAATCATGTAATCGAAAAGGTATTATTCGATTTAATTCGTTGGTTCAATTGTATGGAGAAAATTTTGTTCCAGCTTCTATTGTGTTTGTATTTGATTTGTTAAATCTATATGTAAATCAAGACTACGATAAAATTTTAGAAGTTTTATCTTACCATCAAGATTATCAGGATTTAGGTGTGAATCGAGAATTTTTGATGATTATTTATGTGATTCAGACACAATCTTTTTATAAATTGAATAAATTTGAGGAAATTAAGTGGCTAGATTTTAGTCACGATTCTTCTATTTCAAAGCATAATCCGTATTTGATGCTGTATGATTTAACCTATCAGTTGATTTATAAGAAAGATGAAATTGGTCAGTATATAGCGGATGTTACCCAAAAATTGAGTGAAAATCATCAGTATTATTTGTTAAGAGTTTTTTATTATTACTTGCTAGGTGAAGAAAGTATTGTGAAGGATAAAGAGTGTTATTTGAAAATTTATGAGTTACTAGGTCAAAATCGTCAGATTTTATTTTATGAGGAGGGTATTTTGAAAACTAAAATTCAAAATGTTTATCAAACGTATAAACAGTATTATAACCAATTAGATTCTGTTAAGTTTGATGATAAATATCGGATTGTTTCGTGGCAACAGATGGGAGCCCACTACCAACGTGAGTATAATTCACAAACAGTGGTTGGTTTTTTAATGGTTGATGATTGTTTTTGCAGTGAATTTTCACAGGAATTAAAGGAAAGTTTAATTAATAATTTGAATGCAATTATTCAAGGTGAGTTAACGTTTTGTTTCCATGATCATGGATTATGGTTTTATTTTAAGGCGTGTACTGGAGAAGTGAAATTAAAACAAAAATTAAATAGTTTATTAAAGCCCCTATATGATAATTTACAACGAAAATATACGGTAGCATTTTGTTTACCACGCTTTACATCTTCTGATTTTTCTAAAACAATGCGTATTGTGTATACTTCTTTTTATGGGATGGTTGTCCATACTGAACTTGAACAGAATTATAGTGTAAGTTTTTGTCAAGAATCATCGTCGTATTTGGCTCTTTCAGAGGACATTCATAATCTTTTATTAAAAGCATATAAAGAGAAGAATTTTATTATTGATAAAAAGCATTTTTATAATGAAGGTGGCCAACAGTTATTCGGAATTGAGTTTAAAGGGATATTAAGTGATTTAAATTTAGTAATTGATAATCTGGATGGAGATAAAGAAGTTATTAGAGAAAGTTTATTAATGGAAGTTGAAATGGCAACTCTTGAAATTGGCTGTCAATTAATTAAAGAAGCGTATCAGACCATTCATTCAAATCCGTATCTATTTATTAAATTATCACGAGAAACATTAATGAATAAGTTAATTGTAGGACGTATCTTAAATTGTTTAAAACGATATAATTTGAATTATAATCAAATCATTATTAGTATCAATGAAGATGTTTTATTTGAACAAAATGAATTTTTGAAAAAGTTGATTAATCGTTTGCATGAGTTAGGAGTTGGGGTAGCTCTCGATGATTATGGAACGGGTTCCCTAACAGGATCAATTCGAAATTTAAATATTAATTATTTAAAATTAAGTCCTAGTTTAATTCAATATCTAAGTTCAACGTATCATTACTCAGGAATGATGAAATCTTTAATATCGGTTTGCTCTAATTACAATGTGAAGATTTGTTGTTCGGATATTGACAATAAATCTTCTCATGATTTAATTTCGAATTTTGGAATTGATGTTGTGAGTGGAAGCTATTATCAGAGAAAATTGGTTGTTTAA
- a CDS encoding lactate utilization protein: MNEFVNEVMIKRVERTMKALEAHCMNPMFVKTREEALTLVKSMLSEGDKIGVGGAVTLNEVGIMQELQSGKYDFIATQEANLTNEERHSRYRECFMADVYLSSANAITEDGFLYNVDGRSNRVAALLYGPNKVIIVAGVNKIVRDLDAAIKRNREVAAPANALRLNKKTPCAKTLRCSDCKSLERICRNYVLMGPQGFKDRVHVILVNEHLGF, from the coding sequence ATGAATGAGTTTGTAAATGAAGTGATGATAAAGCGAGTAGAACGGACAATGAAGGCTTTAGAGGCTCATTGTATGAATCCGATGTTTGTTAAGACACGTGAGGAAGCACTAACGTTGGTCAAATCGATGCTAAGTGAAGGTGACAAAATCGGAGTAGGTGGGGCAGTAACGTTGAATGAAGTGGGAATTATGCAAGAACTTCAAAGCGGTAAATATGATTTTATTGCAACTCAAGAAGCTAATTTGACAAATGAAGAGCGTCATTCACGTTATCGTGAATGTTTTATGGCGGATGTTTATTTGAGTAGTGCGAATGCGATTACAGAGGATGGTTTTTTATATAATGTGGATGGACGTAGTAATCGTGTAGCAGCACTACTTTATGGTCCGAATAAGGTGATTATTGTAGCGGGTGTGAATAAGATTGTCCGTGATTTAGACGCGGCGATTAAAAGAAATCGTGAGGTGGCAGCTCCAGCGAATGCCCTTCGTTTAAATAAGAAAACACCGTGTGCTAAAACGTTAAGATGTAGTGATTGTAAAAGTTTAGAACGAATTTGTCGAAATTACGTACTGATGGGACCGCAAGGATTTAAGGATCGTGTTCATGTTATTTTAGTCAATGAGCATTTAGGATTTTAA